One window of Lawsonibacter asaccharolyticus genomic DNA carries:
- a CDS encoding V-type Na(+)-transporting ATPase K subunit encodes MDMSQVVEYGQSMTFLGSIGGLALALLGAGLAAVLSGIGSAKGTGLAGEAGTGLLCEDPSKFGKVMILQVIPGTQGLYGLVVWFFAIFRMGLLSGTLPQLTIAQGMQYFVACLPMALGGLFSAIAQGRVAAGSINILAKKPDDWSKGMVLCITVEFYAILSLLASMLMIINISA; translated from the coding sequence ATGGATATGTCACAAGTGGTAGAGTATGGACAGAGCATGACTTTCCTGGGCAGCATCGGCGGGCTGGCCCTGGCCCTGCTGGGCGCTGGACTGGCGGCTGTACTCAGCGGCATCGGCAGCGCAAAGGGCACCGGCCTGGCCGGCGAGGCGGGCACCGGCCTGCTGTGTGAGGATCCCTCCAAGTTCGGCAAGGTGATGATCCTTCAGGTCATCCCCGGCACCCAGGGCCTGTACGGCCTGGTAGTCTGGTTCTTCGCCATCTTCCGTATGGGCCTGCTGTCTGGGACCCTGCCTCAGCTGACCATCGCCCAGGGGATGCAGTATTTCGTGGCCTGCCTGCCTATGGCGCTGGGCGGCCTGTTCTCCGCCATCGCCCAGGGCCGTGTGGCCGCCGGCTCCATCAACATTCTGGCCAAAAAGCCGGATGACTGGTCCAAGGGCATGGTGCTGTGCATCACTGTGGAGTTCTACGCCATCCTCTCCCTGCTGGCCTCCATGCTGATGATCATCAACATCAGCGCCTGA